In the Methanobrevibacter thaueri genome, one interval contains:
- a CDS encoding F420-dependent methylenetetrahydromethanopterin dehydrogenase, translating to MVVKIAIIKSGNIGTSPVIDLLLDERADRPNIDVRTFGSGAKMNPEQVEDVVPKIDAFEPDFAIFISPNPGAPGPAKARELLSEKDVPAIIIGDAPGKGKKDEMDEQGLGYIIVMSDPMIGAKREWLDPTEMAIFNSDILKVLAETGALRLVQKTIDAVIAQADAGEAIELPKLIITAEKAAEAGGFANPYAKAKAIAAYEMAGSVANLDMKGCFMTKGFENFIPLVAAAHEIAACAAKLAQEAREIEKANDTVLRTPHMKEGNPGCKTDLISKPQ from the coding sequence ATGGTAGTTAAAATTGCTATTATTAAAAGTGGTAATATTGGTACTTCACCAGTAATTGACCTATTGTTAGACGAAAGAGCAGACAGACCAAATATCGATGTAAGAACATTTGGATCTGGAGCAAAAATGAACCCAGAACAAGTAGAAGACGTTGTACCTAAAATAGACGCTTTCGAACCTGACTTCGCAATCTTCATTAGCCCAAACCCAGGAGCACCTGGACCAGCTAAAGCAAGAGAATTATTATCTGAAAAAGATGTTCCTGCTATTATCATTGGTGACGCACCTGGTAAAGGTAAGAAAGATGAAATGGACGAACAAGGTCTCGGTTACATCATCGTTATGTCCGACCCAATGATCGGTGCAAAAAGAGAATGGTTAGACCCAACTGAAATGGCTATCTTCAACTCCGACATCTTAAAAGTATTAGCTGAAACCGGAGCATTAAGATTAGTCCAAAAAACCATTGACGCTGTAATCGCTCAAGCTGACGCAGGTGAAGCAATCGAATTACCTAAACTCATAATCACTGCTGAAAAAGCTGCAGAAGCTGGTGGATTCGCAAACCCATACGCAAAAGCAAAAGCTATTGCTGCATACGAAATGGCTGGATCCGTTGCAAACTTAGACATGAAAGGTTGTTTCATGACCAAAGGTTTCGAAAACTTCATCCCATTAGTAGCTGCTGCTCACGAAATTGCTGCATGCGCTGCTAAATTAGCACAAGAAGCAAGAGAAATCGAAAAAGCTAATGATACTGTTTTAAGAACCCC